A window of Ruminococcus champanellensis 18P13 = JCM 17042 contains these coding sequences:
- a CDS encoding ABC transporter ATP-binding protein gives MAVIEVEHLVKQFQSVKKEKGLKGSVKALFKPERRTITAVKDISFSIEPGEIVGYIGPNGAGKSTTVKMMSGILTPTSGEVRINGISPVKDRKRVVQQLGVVFGQRTQLYWDLRLGESFELLRRVYDVDDRTFRENMDMMNEILDIDSIIDTPVRQLSLGQRMRGDLAAAMLHSPRVLFLDEPTIGLDVDAKHAIRKFIRQINQTRGTTVILTTHDLGDIQELCKRLIIINHGVIIEDGSLDELVERIAPYRELIIDFYTEQHVEHPRAQIVRQEGARTVYRFLKREITAAKLIDEIGQQAAIKDISLEEADIDDIIRVAYHGEA, from the coding sequence ATGGCAGTGATCGAAGTGGAGCACCTGGTCAAGCAGTTCCAGTCCGTGAAAAAGGAAAAGGGACTGAAGGGCTCGGTGAAAGCATTGTTTAAACCGGAGCGTCGTACCATAACAGCGGTAAAGGATATCAGCTTTTCCATTGAGCCGGGAGAGATCGTCGGGTATATCGGCCCCAACGGAGCCGGCAAAAGCACCACCGTGAAAATGATGTCCGGGATTCTGACTCCTACCTCGGGGGAGGTGCGCATCAACGGCATTTCTCCGGTGAAGGACCGGAAGCGGGTGGTGCAGCAGTTGGGAGTGGTATTCGGGCAACGTACCCAATTGTACTGGGATCTGCGACTGGGAGAGAGCTTTGAGCTGCTGCGCCGGGTCTATGACGTGGATGACCGGACGTTCCGGGAAAACATGGACATGATGAACGAGATTCTGGACATCGACAGCATCATTGACACCCCGGTGCGGCAGTTGTCCCTGGGACAGCGGATGCGGGGAGACCTGGCAGCAGCCATGCTCCATTCCCCCAGGGTGCTGTTCCTGGATGAGCCTACCATCGGGCTGGACGTGGATGCAAAGCATGCCATCCGGAAGTTTATCCGGCAGATCAACCAGACCCGGGGCACCACCGTCATTCTCACCACCCATGACCTGGGGGATATCCAGGAGCTGTGCAAGCGGCTGATTATCATCAATCACGGGGTCATCATCGAGGACGGCTCCCTGGATGAACTGGTGGAACGGATTGCCCCTTACCGGGAACTCATCATTGACTTTTACACGGAGCAGCATGTGGAGCATCCCAGAGCGCAGATTGTCCGGCAGGAGGGTGCACGCACCGTGTACCGGTTTCTGAAGCGGGAGATTACGGCGGCAAAGCTGATTGATGAGATCGGACAGCAGGCAGCCATCAAGGATATCAGCCTGGAGGAGGCGGACATTGACGATATCATCCGGGTGGCGTATCACGGAGAAGCATAG
- a CDS encoding energy-coupled thiamine transporter ThiT, which yields MKETKTKKLVLSAVLLALATVLSLFKVYQLPLGGSITLLSMLPVCLLSIRYGVKWGLTCSFFYGVIQIALSFGELMSWGMTAGTWVGCLLFDYLLAYGSLGVAGLFRKHGAGGITAGIGLAMVLRFISHFISGTIFFAVFCPDGWNVVLYSICYNGSYMLPEMAFTMLGAFALFRAPQTRSFVIGAQS from the coding sequence ATGAAGGAAACGAAAACAAAAAAGCTGGTGCTCAGTGCTGTACTGTTGGCGCTGGCAACCGTATTGAGTCTGTTTAAGGTGTATCAGCTGCCGCTGGGCGGTTCCATTACGCTGCTGAGTATGCTGCCGGTATGCCTGCTGTCCATCCGCTATGGGGTCAAATGGGGACTGACCTGCTCCTTTTTCTACGGAGTGATTCAGATCGCCCTCAGCTTCGGTGAATTGATGAGCTGGGGCATGACCGCCGGCACCTGGGTGGGCTGTCTGCTGTTTGATTATCTGCTGGCGTATGGCTCCCTGGGCGTAGCCGGACTGTTCCGCAAGCATGGGGCCGGCGGGATCACTGCCGGCATCGGGCTTGCCATGGTGCTGCGGTTTATCAGCCACTTTATTTCCGGTACCATCTTTTTCGCAGTCTTTTGCCCGGATGGCTGGAATGTGGTGCTGTACTCCATCTGCTACAACGGCTCCTATATGCTGCCGGAAATGGCGTTCACCATGCTGGGGGCATTCGCCCTGTTCCGTGCGCCCCAGACCCGCAGCTTTGTGATCGGTGCCCAGTCCTGA
- a CDS encoding FeoA family protein, protein MMPLTFAAVGEENMIKKVGGKAETRKFLENLGFVAGAAVTVISQIGGNVIVNVKESRVAVSKEMASKIMV, encoded by the coding sequence ATGATGCCTCTGACATTTGCGGCTGTCGGCGAGGAAAACATGATCAAAAAAGTCGGCGGCAAAGCAGAAACAAGGAAGTTCCTGGAGAATCTGGGGTTCGTGGCAGGCGCAGCCGTGACTGTTATCAGCCAGATCGGCGGGAATGTGATCGTGAACGTAAAGGAATCCAGAGTGGCTGTTTCCAAGGAAATGGCAAGCAAGATCATGGTTTAA
- a CDS encoding FeoA family protein, with protein sequence MATLKEARIGQTVRVKKLNGEGAVKRRIMDMGITKGTEVYIRKVAPLGDPIEITVRGYELSLRKADAEMIETE encoded by the coding sequence ATGGCAACACTAAAGGAAGCACGCATCGGTCAGACCGTTCGGGTCAAGAAGCTCAACGGGGAGGGTGCAGTCAAGCGCCGGATCATGGATATGGGCATTACCAAGGGTACGGAGGTTTATATCCGGAAGGTAGCACCCCTGGGGGATCCGATCGAGATTACAGTTCGGGGTTATGAGCTGTCCCTGAGAAAAGCGGACGCTGAAATGATCGAAACGGAATAA
- a CDS encoding substrate-binding domain-containing protein, with translation MKKFLALLSCAVLMAATAVGCGSQNEKITVVSREDGSGTRSAFSELMGVVKDDKDNTTDTAEVTNSTSVMLTTVAGNKAAIGYVSLGSLNDTVKAVKVDGVEATAENVKAGKYAVSRPFNIVTGKDLTPLAQDFISYILSTDGQAVVDEKGYISITQGETYKASGQTGTLTIAGSTSVAPLMEVLADKYMALNSGVKIEIQQSGSSAGITSAVEGVCQIGMASRELKDSETAKGVTATKIAMDGIAVIVNKDNSCSELTSDQIRKIYTGETTQWSDLK, from the coding sequence ATGAAAAAGTTTCTTGCATTGTTAAGCTGTGCCGTATTGATGGCAGCTACCGCAGTGGGCTGCGGCAGTCAGAACGAAAAAATCACAGTGGTGTCCCGTGAGGACGGCTCCGGTACCCGTTCCGCATTCAGCGAGCTGATGGGCGTAGTCAAGGATGACAAGGACAACACCACGGATACCGCAGAGGTCACAAACAGCACCTCCGTTATGCTGACCACCGTGGCAGGCAACAAGGCTGCCATTGGCTATGTGTCCCTGGGTTCGCTCAATGACACTGTAAAGGCGGTCAAGGTGGACGGAGTAGAAGCCACCGCAGAAAATGTGAAGGCGGGCAAATACGCAGTATCCCGTCCCTTCAACATCGTGACCGGCAAGGATCTGACCCCTCTGGCACAGGATTTCATCAGCTACATCCTCAGCACGGACGGGCAGGCAGTGGTAGATGAAAAGGGCTACATCAGCATCACCCAGGGCGAGACGTACAAGGCATCCGGTCAGACCGGTACCCTGACCATTGCCGGATCCACCTCTGTGGCACCGCTGATGGAAGTGTTGGCGGATAAGTACATGGCGCTGAATTCCGGCGTGAAGATCGAGATCCAGCAGAGCGGCTCCAGCGCCGGCATCACCTCCGCCGTTGAGGGAGTATGCCAGATCGGCATGGCGTCCCGGGAACTGAAGGACAGTGAGACCGCCAAGGGTGTTACTGCTACGAAGATCGCCATGGATGGCATTGCCGTCATCGTCAACAAGGACAACAGCTGCTCGGAGCTGACCTCCGACCAGATCCGGAAGATCTACACCGGAGAAACCACCCAGTGGTCGGATCTGAAGTAA
- a CDS encoding ABC transporter permease produces MKTLKHYWSVAAMSIRLSIQSCFEYPLAFVGWLISNPMQFLVGFATIKFVVMEFDALADWNFKELAFLYGMSVLSHGLSVIFFTKTWYMGWTILRGEMDMLRLRPMNTLFQFLFGEMNFVGLTDLVPGVILFVYGCISVQFQWTLHNTAAMLCAVVGGTLLRGAFYLGFGSLTFWTKSPFHVSSFFQELFNRTNMYPLSMYPRAVQFIFTFILPMGWICFYPASAFMGKASMLTLPHGMAFVTLALGIALFAVACAVFRAGFKQYESAGS; encoded by the coding sequence ATGAAAACCTTAAAACATTACTGGTCGGTGGCAGCCATGTCCATCCGGCTTTCCATCCAGTCCTGCTTTGAGTATCCCCTGGCATTTGTGGGCTGGCTCATCTCCAACCCCATGCAGTTTCTGGTGGGCTTTGCGACCATCAAATTTGTGGTCATGGAGTTCGACGCCCTGGCGGACTGGAACTTCAAAGAGCTGGCGTTTTTGTACGGCATGTCCGTGCTGAGTCATGGCCTGTCCGTGATTTTCTTCACCAAGACCTGGTACATGGGCTGGACGATCCTCCGGGGAGAAATGGATATGCTCCGGCTGCGGCCCATGAACACCCTGTTCCAGTTCCTGTTCGGGGAAATGAACTTTGTGGGGCTGACAGACCTGGTGCCTGGCGTGATCCTCTTTGTGTACGGATGCATTTCCGTGCAGTTTCAGTGGACGCTGCACAATACGGCGGCAATGCTCTGCGCCGTGGTGGGAGGCACCCTGCTGCGAGGCGCATTTTACCTGGGATTTGGCTCTCTGACCTTCTGGACAAAAAGCCCCTTCCATGTATCCAGCTTTTTTCAGGAGCTGTTCAACCGCACCAATATGTACCCCCTGTCCATGTATCCCCGGGCGGTACAGTTCATATTCACCTTTATTCTGCCCATGGGATGGATCTGTTTTTATCCGGCGTCCGCATTCATGGGCAAAGCATCCATGCTGACCCTGCCCCATGGCATGGCGTTTGTGACCCTGGCGCTGGGTATCGCCCTGTTCGCTGTGGCATGCGCCGTATTCCGGGCAGGATTCAAGCAATATGAAAGCGCCGGATCGTAA
- a CDS encoding ABC transporter permease, with translation MSRIKTYLYIARLRMQTMLAYRFEVWSYLVLQILMMIAIGYFWRAVYAGVDISHDVSVQGMTTYTVISALVSSLSYMGVEDRITEAVKSGSIATDMIKPINLFSLYLAEDMGSLVISLFRSALPILAVGALLFGLPVPASGGHFGLFLLSFVLGYGINWAFSATFAMLAFSAISLGPAFSVKYHFVNLLSGAIIPIWFFPHWLQVTLQWLPFVHIFQTPLSIYIGKYDMGTCLEMVGIQTLWLLALGVLFYYAQRRATRRVLVQGG, from the coding sequence GTGAGTCGTATCAAAACATATTTGTACATTGCCCGTCTGCGGATGCAGACCATGCTGGCATACCGGTTTGAGGTCTGGTCTTATCTGGTATTACAGATTCTGATGATGATCGCCATCGGTTATTTCTGGAGGGCAGTCTATGCCGGCGTGGACATCAGCCACGATGTATCCGTACAGGGTATGACTACCTACACGGTGATCTCTGCGCTGGTGTCCTCCCTGTCCTACATGGGGGTGGAGGATCGGATCACAGAGGCGGTGAAATCCGGCAGTATTGCAACGGATATGATCAAACCCATCAATTTGTTTTCCCTGTATCTGGCGGAGGATATGGGCAGCCTGGTCATCAGTCTGTTCCGCTCTGCCCTGCCCATCCTTGCGGTGGGAGCCCTGCTGTTCGGACTGCCGGTTCCCGCATCCGGGGGGCATTTCGGGCTGTTCCTGCTGAGCTTTGTGCTGGGCTATGGCATCAACTGGGCGTTTTCCGCCACCTTTGCTATGCTGGCATTCTCTGCCATCAGCCTGGGCCCTGCATTTTCCGTAAAATATCACTTTGTAAATCTGCTGTCCGGCGCCATCATTCCCATCTGGTTCTTCCCCCATTGGTTACAGGTGACTCTGCAATGGCTTCCCTTTGTACATATCTTCCAGACACCTCTGAGCATCTACATCGGAAAGTATGACATGGGTACCTGCCTGGAAATGGTGGGTATCCAGACACTGTGGCTGCTGGCACTGGGAGTTTTGTTCTATTACGCCCAGCGCCGTGCTACGCGCCGGGTGCTGGTACAGGGCGGCTGA
- a CDS encoding sensor domain-containing protein — MRKSDIVARVNYGTLLVDVLEHNRIIFADAGFYAITGYTLQDVEKQQLCFQDLFVKEDFPIYAKELSAILAVQDTAYLEHRLQRKDGSVTYVFCFGKQRQDENGKLVGEITLTDISHIKRLQAKFNETEMELEALIQNLPGSVSIVEIKETAMHLLHATEDYFHQFGYTREEYMETSNGGILGKLFYPQDLPILNQHIAAIARGEKTIFMQVRVIRKDQSLMWVDVRGQFLRIQNGNPLFYLATFDITKAKQRDEELRLQTERYQLIAEHTDELFYDYDVKHDIMNLPQNFLPVRQGKIPAAIPGYLERSIPKKVVHPEDYPRFLRELMSCLTEEKKTSIEVRMRMPGAEDYEWYRLVCVCSANEQGEIVRLFGRQTSVDNLRRLKKTVSEDKRIIERLSTTDPVTGLLNRVAFKERSALYLEEADTNACYAFVYSDFNDFSYVNDNFGYDSGNTMLYEFGSIISSSPATVFGSRINSDYFLCLMKTDTRDELERLVRERDALFVQRQRKKYPASEIQVATGISFIDPRHFEVTEEMDNANLARRKAKTGKDDLCCIYYEALRTARAKEKTIAAELHGAIASHTVELFLQPKFMMDDLRIIGAEALVRWRNPDGTYRMPSEFIDILEKVGYIVELDFFMYEEVLRSLRHWQDNGMPLVPISVNFSRLHNNYPNFVDRVIGLAKKYQIDSRYIEVEVTESAFASDAQQMERNMCRLQEAGFSIDIDDFGKGYSSLSLLMGSPIDVVKVDKAFVDSIEVSEKHREYIKRMCMLIQATEKEIIFEGVENRKQADFLCACGFKKAQGWLLDKAVPVSVFEQKYVGNSLR; from the coding sequence TTGAGAAAAAGTGACATTGTTGCCAGAGTCAATTATGGTACGCTGCTGGTAGACGTGCTGGAGCATAATCGGATCATTTTTGCAGACGCCGGGTTTTACGCCATTACCGGCTACACCCTGCAGGATGTGGAAAAGCAGCAGCTTTGCTTTCAGGATCTGTTCGTCAAGGAGGATTTCCCGATCTACGCCAAGGAGCTGAGCGCCATTCTGGCAGTGCAGGATACGGCGTATCTGGAGCACCGGCTCCAGCGCAAGGACGGCAGCGTGACCTATGTATTCTGCTTCGGCAAACAAAGGCAGGATGAGAACGGCAAGCTCGTCGGAGAGATTACGCTGACGGATATTTCCCACATCAAGCGGCTCCAGGCCAAGTTCAATGAAACAGAAATGGAACTGGAGGCGCTGATCCAGAACCTGCCGGGCAGCGTCAGTATCGTGGAGATCAAGGAAACTGCCATGCATCTGCTCCACGCTACGGAGGATTACTTCCACCAGTTCGGCTACACCCGGGAGGAATATATGGAGACCTCCAACGGGGGCATTCTGGGCAAGCTGTTCTATCCACAGGATCTTCCCATTCTGAACCAGCATATCGCCGCCATTGCCCGGGGGGAAAAGACTATTTTCATGCAGGTGCGTGTGATCCGGAAGGATCAGTCCCTGATGTGGGTGGATGTGCGCGGGCAGTTTTTGCGGATACAGAACGGCAACCCATTGTTTTATCTTGCCACCTTTGATATTACCAAGGCGAAGCAGCGGGATGAGGAGCTGCGGCTTCAGACAGAGCGGTACCAGTTGATTGCCGAGCATACGGACGAGCTGTTTTACGATTATGATGTCAAGCACGATATCATGAATTTGCCGCAGAATTTCCTGCCGGTGCGGCAGGGAAAGATCCCGGCAGCCATCCCCGGCTATCTGGAGCGGAGCATTCCCAAAAAGGTGGTGCATCCGGAGGATTATCCCCGGTTTCTCCGGGAACTGATGTCCTGTCTGACGGAGGAGAAAAAGACCTCCATCGAGGTGCGCATGCGCATGCCCGGTGCGGAGGATTACGAATGGTACCGGCTGGTCTGCGTGTGCTCCGCCAACGAGCAGGGGGAGATCGTCCGGCTGTTCGGCAGGCAGACCAGCGTGGATAACCTGCGGCGGCTGAAGAAAACTGTCAGCGAGGATAAGCGCATCATCGAACGGTTGTCCACCACGGATCCGGTTACCGGCCTGCTGAATCGGGTTGCCTTCAAGGAGCGCAGCGCTCTGTATCTGGAGGAGGCGGACACCAATGCCTGCTACGCCTTTGTATATTCGGATTTCAACGATTTTTCCTATGTAAATGATAATTTCGGCTACGATTCCGGCAATACCATGCTGTATGAGTTCGGCTCCATCATCAGTTCCTCTCCGGCAACGGTATTTGGCAGCCGGATCAACTCGGACTACTTTCTGTGCCTGATGAAAACCGATACCCGGGATGAGCTGGAGCGGCTGGTGCGGGAGCGGGATGCCCTGTTTGTCCAGCGGCAGCGCAAAAAGTATCCTGCCAGTGAGATCCAGGTGGCAACCGGTATCAGCTTTATTGACCCCCGGCATTTTGAAGTGACGGAGGAAATGGACAATGCCAATCTGGCACGGAGGAAGGCAAAGACCGGGAAAGATGATCTTTGCTGCATTTACTATGAAGCACTGCGGACAGCCCGGGCAAAGGAAAAGACCATTGCCGCAGAGCTGCACGGTGCCATTGCGTCCCACACAGTGGAGCTGTTCCTGCAGCCCAAGTTTATGATGGACGATCTGCGGATCATTGGGGCGGAGGCACTGGTGCGCTGGCGGAATCCGGACGGCACCTACCGGATGCCCTCGGAATTTATCGATATTCTGGAAAAGGTGGGCTATATCGTAGAGCTGGATTTCTTCATGTATGAGGAAGTGCTGCGGAGCCTGCGCCATTGGCAGGACAACGGGATGCCCCTTGTGCCCATTTCCGTGAATTTTTCCCGGCTTCACAACAACTACCCCAACTTTGTGGATCGGGTCATTGGCCTTGCCAAAAAGTATCAGATCGACAGCCGCTATATTGAAGTAGAGGTAACGGAAAGTGCTTTTGCATCCGATGCGCAACAGATGGAGCGGAATATGTGTCGCCTGCAGGAGGCTGGCTTCTCCATTGACATTGACGATTTTGGCAAGGGCTACTCCTCCTTGAGTCTGCTGATGGGCTCTCCCATTGATGTGGTGAAGGTGGATAAGGCGTTCGTGGACAGCATCGAGGTTTCCGAAAAGCACCGGGAGTACATCAAGCGTATGTGCATGCTGATCCAGGCAACGGAAAAGGAAATCATTTTCGAGGGCGTAGAAAACCGGAAACAGGCGGATTTCCTGTGTGCCTGCGGCTTTAAGAAGGCACAGGGCTGGCTGCTGGACAAGGCGGTGCCGGTTTCCGTGTTTGAACAAAAATATGTGGGCAATTCCTTGAGATGA